The genomic interval catcttTTTATAGTCTTCTTAATTATCATACATTTTCTGTCATCGTatcaaatgattaaatgataattgcttaaaaaaatgattgaatgataattaatgtataagtaatttttcaatcatttaatattataatagaagataatgacaaaaataataataaatagcatttcttatataaaaaatttaagaaatattttttcaaaaacaatatcttagaaaagataaaaaaaagaaaagaaaagaaagaagccaTATGGTAGTTGCTACTAACCTAATctcaaaaatatctttataattaTTCACAATTATTTCTCACTGACTTTGATTTCCAACAATTACAAGATGAATAGTAATTGTTCAGTCTTCAGTTGGACTGGTCTTTGGTCCAATTTCCGGTGTAAATAGTTTTAAACCGTGTCAGATGATTACTGACTACACAtagaagaaagggaaaaaaaacttaaCTTTCACGTTATATAATGAGTAaagataaatacacaatattttacataatatgttttataatatatattataaaataaaaatatttttataaataatattaattttataaaatatttttaaaaaatacttctcttttaaaatattgttatataaaatattgtgtaaaGTGTTatgaatttatcatttttcttatataatacATCCTCCATTTTTAAATTCCTAGTGCAATTTGAAGCCTGACTACTACATCCCACTACCAACAAGCATCCAGTTATGGGTTCCTCTCCCTATGGCCTTTTTTCTGAGTCGTTTCTGACCAATCTTCGACTTCTGTGTCAAGTGAGAACCCATGTTAGACGTAGAATTGAGTGATTAATTAGTACaacacataaaacaaaaagaaattgcCCAAACCCAAGGCAGATTATTTAATTATCACTACTGAAAAACTACATCTTTGCGACTTCTTTTTAAGCACTtcttcaatattatatattcaaaccGCACAGATCCAACCCATTCATCAGATTCCTGTCCTCAGTACAGCTTGTttttgagggagagagagagagagagagagagagagagagagagagagacgtgggtTCTCAGTTGTTGAGACAGAGAACTGGGCCTCCCTCTGAGCCTCAAATGAGACTGAGAAAGGTAAATTGAATGACAATTCTATATAGCTTCATGTTCTtcgtttgttgtttttttttttcttccaaatttttcTGACACTTGTATTCTGGTCATAAATATCATGGGTAGAAAAAAAGCAGTTATATGGTGTCCATATTCTTGGTGTCTAATGCTGTCTACGGCCTCAAATTTCTCAGGGCAAAACAAAACGCTTTGCCGTCTATACCATTGGTAATTAGATGTGAATCGAAAATTACGAACTTCAACTTCCCTCCCGTCTTATTGTGTTATGGCTACTCTTGGTCAAATATACTGCAGACGCAGAAGGGAAAATAATAGGTTCTTGTGCTGAACAAAAGAGAGGCCCACAATAAGAAGTGAGTGATATAGGGGAACTCCATCACATGCAAGTTTCTGCTGTTTTGAGTTTGTACAGTTGCATTCATCTTCTGGTAGTCGTTCGTCAGAGACCCATATAATTGCCATCAATCAGCATAATTTGGAGCAAAAGAATCCACAGGAAGCCAAAAGTGGATCTTGTGATAAAAAAACAGGCGATGCACATAATGGAGAGTAATGCTTAATAATCTCTGCCAATATTCAAGTATAGGAATCAAGCATTAGAAATTTGTAGTGGTGAAAGACGTTGTAAACAGTTCAAAACTTCCTAGCTCCCAAAGCGAGATCCTCGTCCACCACAACAACGCAAGTGCACCCGTCAAGCTTCAGCCTCAGAGACTCATCCGCGAATGGAAGAAGCAGCATCAAAATCTGCGGAACTACCTCAACAAATCATGATTTCCAGTGGTCTCACCATCAAGATAGCACCTAGTTGCATAAGAGCAGGCGTAGAGACTGGTGTTCCCGGTAGTTCTAATTCAGATTTGCCATCTCCAAACATAAAGAACTCAATGGAATCATCCCCATACAACTCTCCCTCCCTTGTGTCGCCACCTTCATCAGCATTTGTTTCAGCCCTGCAGTCACCATACATATCCCCAAGGGCCATGACCCCAAAACCACAAGAAAACCCAACTCCCGTTACCCTTCCATCACCGCCGGTCTCATACCGGGGCTCTCTGTCTGACGACATTCCAAGCAGCTCGTACACTCCCCCATCCGACCAATATGAGTATTCGGATGACCCAGCTGATGCAAAGCTCAAATTTGTGACCTGTGACCCGGCTCCCCCTCGCCTCTCCTTCTCATTTCCAGTCCCTCGAATCTCCTTCGCCAAAGGACCCGTCTCTCCTGCTTCCAGTGCCAAACTCAGGAGCTGTGATGTTTACATTGGCTTCCATGGCCAAAACCCCAACCTGGTGCGCTTCTCTAAGTGGCTTAAGTCGGAGCTTGAGCTTCAGGGAATTGCTTGTTTTGTTGCGGACAGAGCGAAGTACTCTGATAGTCAGAGCCACGAGATTGCTGACCGGGTTATCTGCTCCGTCACATATGGGGTTGTGGTTGCGACTAATTCCAGTTTTCTGAACCATCTCAGCTTAGAGGAGATAAGATTCTTTGCTCAGAAGAAGAACCTGATACCACTCTTCTTCCACACGGGACCGGCTCAGATCATGGGCCTTCTCAACTGTAATTCCATTGATAAAGAATGTAAAGAGGCAATAGATGGACTTATCAAGTGCAATGAATTCAAGCTGGAAGCCAATGAGGGTAACTGGAGAAGCTGTGTAACCAAAACTGCTGGTATTTTACGAACAAAGCTTGGTCGAAATAGTGTGGCCGAGAAAGATGGGGTAGTAGAAGGATTTGAGGAGATACCCTTCCCGAGAAACAGATTTTTTGTtggaagagaaaaggaaattTCGGAGGTTGAAATTCTCTTATTTGGATGTGGGGATTGTCAAGAGCAAGTTTGTTCTGCGCATGCCATCAAGGGAGAAGCCACTGGGCAATCCGAAGGCCTGGCAGATGAGGAAAGCGACGTCGTTATGACTAGAGGAGCGGGGAGATACATCAGTTTGGAGATGGGTAAGAGTAAAGAACCAATTTTGGAGGCTTGGGTAGAGCCAGTTTTAGGAAGGAATTCATTCAAGAGGTGCAAGTACAAGAAACCCAAGAGTTTGGGCAGCAGTGTGATTTGCATAAATGGGGTTCCTGGCATTGGTAAAACGGACCTTGCACTGGAATTTGCTCACAGGTTTTCACAGAGGTATAAGAAGGTTTTGTGGGTTGGTGGGGAAGCTCGATACTTAAGGCAAAACATAttgaatctctctctcaatttggGATTGGATGTAACCGCTGATGCTGAAAAGGAAAGGGGGCGCATTCGGAGCTTTGAGGAACAAGAATTTGAGGCTTTCAAGAGAATCAAGAGGGAGCTATTCCGGGACATGCCTCACTTACTGATTATTGATAATCTTGAGACGGAGAAAGACTGGTGGGAAGGAAAGGATTTGCATGATTTGATCCCAAGGAACACTGGAGGGTCTCATGTGATTATTACAACTAGGCTATCCAAGGTGATGAATTTTGATACAGTGCAGCTTCCTCCGTTACCATTGTCTGACGCAATGGTTTTGataagaggaagaaggaagaaagactACACAGCTGGTGAGTTAGAATTTTTGGGGAAATTTGATGAGAAGCTGGGAAGGCTGAGCTATGGTTTGTGGTTGATTGGATCACTACTGTCTGAGCTTGCAATTGGCCCTGCTTCTCTCTTTGAAGCTATAAACCAGGTGCCACTCAATGAAGGTTCTCTTATGAGCAACACTGAAGAACAGTATTGGAAGAACAATCCTTTCCTCATGAAAGTGCTACAATTTTGCTTCTCAGTATTACAGCAAACTAATGGCAGAAGGAACCTTCTTGCCTCGAGAATGCTTCTAGTTGGTGGTTGGTTCGCCCCCACACCCATTTCGGCGAGTTTGCTAGCCGCTGCAGCAAAGAACATGCCTGCCATGGGAAATCGTTTCAAGAAGTGGACCAAATGCCTGTCTCTCACATTTGGGTGCTGCGCTAGTTGTTTAGCACCTCAAACTTGCAAGAGCGAGGAAGACTCGGCCCTAATTCTGGTTCAATTGGGGCTAGCACGAAGAACCAACAAACAGACAGGATGTTGGATCCAGTTGCATCCCATAACGCAGGTATTTGCAAGAACAAAAGAAGGTTTGCAAGCTGCCAAAGCCACAGTTCAAGGTGTGAGGAAAACAGGAAATCCATTGGCCAACTCAGACCATCTATGGGCTTCCGCTTTCCTGGTTTTTGGATTCAAATCCGAACCCCCACTCGTCCAATTAAAGGCAATCGAGATGGTTTTATACATCAAAAGAACAGCTCTCCCTCTTGCAATTCAAGCCTTCAAAACCTTCTCAAGGTGCAACTCGGCATTGGAGCTATTAAAGGTGTGCACAAATGTACTTGAAGAAGTAGAGAAATCGTTTGTCTCTCAGATACAAGATTGGTGTCATGGGTCACTttgttggaagaaaaaatttcaaggTAATCAAAGGGTAGATGAGTATGTGTGGCAGGATGTGACATTGTTGAAAGCTACGTTACTCGAGACTAGAGCAAAGTTGCTGTTGAGAGGTGGGCATTTTGACAGTGGAGAAGACCTCTGCAGAACTTGTATTAGTATCAGAACGGTGATGCTCGGACATAACCATGCCCAAACCTTGGCTGCTCAAGAGACATTGGCCAAgctagtgaggatgaggagcAAGATATGAATTATGAAGTTGCCTAACATCAAAACAATGCATCCCGTGTTTTGGAGAACTCATGTGTCAGTTATAATTAGCATACTTGCTCATAAATTTCTCTCAGGATACTAGCACTTCACGTTCAAATGAAACTTCCTATTAAAGTAGTTTGATCAAAGACCAAAAATATGCTCATATGTCTCTGAATGTATCGACTTAAATTTCATGCAGAGACTCTCATGTAGAGACGACTGGTCTTGCATATGACTTACCAACCAGACCATGTTATCATCCGAATTCAACTAAAAATTGCATTCTGATCAACCGAAGAGTACGGGAGTTGATAATGTTTACTTTTTACGTCTTTTCCAAATGATCACAGGTCCCATGTTGATGAAAGTTAACTTGTCGAGAATAACATTTTGGTAGCATGTAGCCATTCTTGACAGAGAAGGAAATTGGGAATTGCCTACACGGTTCTGTTCCACACATCCCACCAAATCTagaatcacaaaaaattaagtttgcctcgtttgtttcggtgagatgagataaaatgatttgagattaaagttaaaaattgaataaaatattattaaaatttatatttttaatattatttttattttaaaatttaaaaaagttaaattatttattttattttgtgtaaaaatttaaaaaaattataataattagatgaaataaattaagaggaattgtgaaaacaaacgaggaacCAACCGACCTTTTTTTGACATTCTCGGATGGGGAAAATTTGGGTCAATTCATCTTGGTTTGTTAGTggtttaataaataaataaataaaatactcagTTATTATGTGACTTCGTTTGTTTAcgtagatgaaatgagatgaaagttaaaagttaaataaaatattgttagaatataattttttaatattatttttattttaatatttgaaaaaatttatttatttattgtattttgtgtgggagtttaaaaaaattgtaatgattagattagatgagatatatagtttgtgaaaacaaacaaatcctaaattattgtttataacatatataattttttaaaatgttaccGAGTTTTGCATTAAACGATCATGAATTTATTCAATTAAGTTGCAAATAATTTGAACGCTCGTGTTAATAAATgctaaacaatttaaaattttagaagtttgagaTCACACTTCATGTTCTTCTCTGTAACACTACATCTTCTTATTTTCCCTCTCTTTAATTTACTATAGTCAGTAATTCAAATAATACTACATTAGGAGAATACTACATTTAAAAAACTTCACAATCAAGTtataaacaaaactaaaatttctTCTGTGCATCGAGCACAACGCAAGGCTAATTTATAACATACATAAGTTTCGAAGCTTAGTTTATTCATATTGACCCACATCGAGAAGGTTTAAATAGTAATTAgccatttaaatttaaaagaatttaaaaggCCATGACCCAtgtcaataaataatattcaaaacatGGATTTTTGCAACGTCTTCAACTATCTAACTGTATCAACATTAAATGGTAATTAGTGCTATAAACTTACACCATCTGTTGGTAAAActtggataataaaatatacatgtatatatatatatatataaacgttttgtaaattaaagaatatataaaaataacaagaataaattagaaagagagaacccggtattgaggcacgttgtgataGACGCTTTTTTTAGAGTAGATTCCACCCCCTCCAAATCTTAATATGCACTAGATTTCTTGACAGTCTACTTCTAAGATACAATAACGTCTGTTTCCGTTAATCTTCTTGTCGGTgcacacaaaagaaaattttcgaatccaatataaaataaccaacgcccaaagaaagaaatacaaaaacaatTAGGAAGTTTTTCTCCAATTTTTGTATAGAATTGGAGTTAGTAAATTTGTGGTTGGGgtttcctatttatagagaatgaaaggacgcttgtgaaaagtcataactaaaatgaaatgacacttgtgaAAAATCACAACTTCTATAAATGAAATAGTACTCGtgaaaagttataacttatataaatgaattGATGCTTGTAAAAAATCACAACTAAAATGAAAGAGCACTTGTGAGAAAtcacaacttttcaaattatagagaatacattgaaaagtTTATAATTCACTAAAGGGCACAACCTCTCATTTGGTGGCCAAACGGTCAAGACTCATATTCCTAAGAGATATGCATTGGTTCAAGTCATCGTGGcgtattttcatttaaatcttgACAAACCGAACCAACACATTGAACAATGACAatggtaatattattttttacttaatagtaaatatttaaataatttctaagTCTAAAAAGCAACATCATCCACTCTCAAGTTGTGTTTTTACTATATAACATGTCCAAttgaattattaaatatatttaaccaCCAAGGTGGTAGTTCAGTTGATACGAGGTGATATTTCATGGTTTCGAGGTCAGTGTTTAAATCAGGACATAAGTTGAAATCACTTGTGGTAGTAAAGCCTGACCTTTGAGCCATGAGATAGGCTTTGGACTAGCTGGATACTTTGGGGGTGCTGTGGTGACGGGCTCGCCCTTGGGGCAGTATCTATGGCTCAAACCGGACATTCCGCAACGAGGAGGTGCTCATATGGTCATGCTCAGGAAGGGTTTTTACGCTGGTCCCCCCTGCCTCTCcctttttttaaggaaaaaaaaagaattactaaatatatttaattctaTATATGTATCATTAATGATCAAATCATGATACAGATAATTCAAAACACAAATAGACTGCAAATGATAGGGATAAGATAGAAGAACAGACTTCAAGTGATAAAGATAAGACTGAAGAGAACAAAGTGATAAGTCTTCAAACTAACTCAATGTAGTTCTTAGTCAAACTAAGTGTAATCTTGATAAACATATACAATTAGAGATAAATTTGAGTACTAGTGTATTATCACTCATAAATAAACGCAGACTTCTTCCAAAACATTCATCGAGGAAATCATTCTTTACAAAATATTGTGTCCTTGAGTTTCTGTATGGAATCAAGAGCCAATAGACCAACGTCACTCTCAATGGCATCCACCAATTCATTCGCTTGTTCTGCTAATTCTCTATGGTGTGCCCAACTTATTCGTTACCTTAGAGGCCAAGATTTATTCGATTACCTAGATGGTTCCTTACCCTACCCTCCATCATCGATCCCCTCCTCAACCTCACCCTCTCCATTCATTCCTAATCCCAACTATTCCAACTGGACAAAACAAGATCAACTTATCCTCAACACTATCCTCTATTTCCTCACAAAAAAACTCTAGCATATGGTATCAGAACAGAGGTATTGAGTTCGAACACTGACTCtacactattttatttaataaaatatttcacatattgAGCTCATTCATTGAAGGagagtgttaagaatataatacaaaaattaaattctacATTTTCTCATTAGCTTATacttttgagacaagtggtaatttcataaaatctatattttttgaaGCCTTGGAATGAGTTACTTAATCTAAAATTGCATTAAATTGCcatgaatttagtcatttaagCTTAAACTAATTTGAGAGGTTATATCAATAAATCTTAGAtggtttcaaattttaaaagccCGGAtcactttatattttttcttttataacacttgatcaatctttttttttttttttttttttttctatttctaattcGTCATATTTAGGGTTTGAGGTTGCATTAgaagtcttaaaaaaaaaaaaaaaaaaagcttaaatagtcttaaaaactctttaaaggaaaaattagattgtttaggtgtttcatattaaaatactttttaatttcaaataagttGAAAAGTACAATTGATGTTGTTTTTCCTCAAACATGCTTAGATAAACCGGaatgtaatttaaattttaaaaaggttGTCAATGTGTGAAAATACACATACAAAtttcagataattacaacttttaaacttttaaggatatgatcataaaattaaataattgtcATTTCTACCTcggaaaaaacttttttaatttatttccaaacgaatgtaacatatttgaaagtgttttaaacatatggttacgaaacagtaaataactttttaatagtagaacttattacttaaactATAagttctcgtttgtttttagagatgaaacaTAAACCATCTCAAGTTTTAGTACGGTCAGAGTCATTCCAAAAAcacacattttcataaatctcatctcatcttactcaGTCTCTCATTTACTCTGCACTGTTCACTAATTTCATCCCATAGAAACACTGACAAGACAACCCTGTGAAACAGAACAACCATATCTCTTGTGTTGCCCTAGCCTAGAGGTGTACGACTCACTTTCGGCAACAGGCTGCAGCGGTTCTTTGCCTAGCTGTGCGAAT from Juglans regia cultivar Chandler chromosome 2, Walnut 2.0, whole genome shotgun sequence carries:
- the LOC108986050 gene encoding uncharacterized protein LOC108986050; translated protein: MEEAASKSAELPQQIMISSGLTIKIAPSCIRAGVETGVPGSSNSDLPSPNIKNSMESSPYNSPSLVSPPSSAFVSALQSPYISPRAMTPKPQENPTPVTLPSPPVSYRGSLSDDIPSSSYTPPSDQYEYSDDPADAKLKFVTCDPAPPRLSFSFPVPRISFAKGPVSPASSAKLRSCDVYIGFHGQNPNLVRFSKWLKSELELQGIACFVADRAKYSDSQSHEIADRVICSVTYGVVVATNSSFLNHLSLEEIRFFAQKKNLIPLFFHTGPAQIMGLLNCNSIDKECKEAIDGLIKCNEFKLEANEGNWRSCVTKTAGILRTKLGRNSVAEKDGVVEGFEEIPFPRNRFFVGREKEISEVEILLFGCGDCQEQVCSAHAIKGEATGQSEGLADEESDVVMTRGAGRYISLEMGKSKEPILEAWVEPVLGRNSFKRCKYKKPKSLGSSVICINGVPGIGKTDLALEFAHRFSQRYKKVLWVGGEARYLRQNILNLSLNLGLDVTADAEKERGRIRSFEEQEFEAFKRIKRELFRDMPHLLIIDNLETEKDWWEGKDLHDLIPRNTGGSHVIITTRLSKVMNFDTVQLPPLPLSDAMVLIRGRRKKDYTAGELEFLGKFDEKLGRLSYGLWLIGSLLSELAIGPASLFEAINQVPLNEGSLMSNTEEQYWKNNPFLMKVLQFCFSVLQQTNGRRNLLASRMLLVGGWFAPTPISASLLAAAAKNMPAMGNRFKKWTKCLSLTFGCCASCLAPQTCKSEEDSALILVQLGLARRTNKQTGCWIQLHPITQVFARTKEGLQAAKATVQGVRKTGNPLANSDHLWASAFLVFGFKSEPPLVQLKAIEMVLYIKRTALPLAIQAFKTFSRCNSALELLKVCTNVLEEVEKSFVSQIQDWCHGSLCWKKKFQGNQRVDEYVWQDVTLLKATLLETRAKLLLRGGHFDSGEDLCRTCISIRTVMLGHNHAQTLAAQETLAKLVRMRSKI